The Mesorhizobium sp. M3A.F.Ca.ET.080.04.2.1 genome contains the following window.
GGGAACGGGAACCGGTTGCAACCGGTGCGGGTGATGCATGAAATTCCTCGGAAACACGAAAACCTTGTTGCCGATCGCGCTCGCCGCGACGTTGACCCTCGGCCAGTCTCCAGCGAGCGCGCAAGGGCTGTTCGATATGCTCTTCGGCGGCGGCATACGGCACAACCCCCAAGGTGAATTTCCGCCGCCACCGAAGTCCCGCAAGATGCTGCCAAGCGCTGGGGGCGGCGCCAGAATCAGCAGCCCGAGCTACTATACCTACAAGGCCGACCGGCTTGTGCGCGTCGACTTCAAGCCTTTGATCGCGGCGCCGCAGCCTGCCACCGCGCAAGACGCCGCCTATGTGCCGTCGGTCGACGGCGGGGCGTTCCGCGACGCCATGGCCAGCCTGGGCGATTATGAACTCTTCGCCGAGCCCGATGTTGCCAAGGCATTGATCGCCTACTACTCGGCCAATCCCGATTTCATCTGGGTGACGGAAAACGCACCCAACAGCCGAGCGCAGGATGCCGTACGGGTGCTCGGCGAGGCGGCGAGCTATGGTTTGACGCCAGCGGACTATTCCGTCGACATTCCGGCGGCCACCACTTCCGCTTTTCCCCAGGAGCGGATGAAGGAACTGGTCCGCTTCGAAATGGCGCTGTCGGCGCGCGTGCTGCGCTATGCTCATGACGCGCAGAGCGGCCGCGTCGACCCCAACCGCATGACCGGCTATTACGATTTCCCCGCCAAGCCGCTCGATCTTGAAAGCGTGCTGAAGACGCTGGCGCACACGCAGGAGGTGCGCACGTATCTCGAATCGCGGCACCCGCAAAATCCGGAATACCAGGCGCTTCGTGTCGAACTGGAGTCGCTCCAGGCAAGCGAGGAGAACGAGATCGTCGTCGATCCCAAGCTGCTGCTGAAGCCGGGCGAAACCAGCCCGGAACTGCCCAAGCTGCTGACGCTTATCGCCCGCAATCTCGATGACGAGATGGGCGGCGCCTATGGCGAGATCCTCGCTCGGCTCGGCAAGAGCGAAATCTACGATCCTGAGTTGGTGCCGGTGATCAAGGCGGTGCAGCAACGGGCCGGCATGAAGGGCGACGGCGTCATAGGCCCCCGCACGGTGGCTTCGCTTGCGGGCACATCCAAGGCCGACAGGATCGAGAAAGTGAAGGTGGCGCTCGAGGAACTGCGCTGGCTCCCTTCCGACCTCGGCAGCCCACGCGTCTTCATCAACCAGCCTGCCTTCACCGCGAGCTATATCGACAATGGCGAGGAAAAGCTGAAGACCCGCGTGGTCGTCGGCAAGGTCACCAACCAGACCGCCTTCTTCTACAATCAGATCAAGCAGGTCGATTTCCACCCCTATTGGGGCGTGCCGCAGTCGATCATCGTCAATGAGATGCTGCCGCGGTTGCGCAACGATCCCGGCTATCTCGACCGCGCCGGATATGAAGTGACCGATTCGAGCGGCCAGCGAATCCCTTCGGCCGCGGTCGACTGGGGCGCTTACGGCGCCAAGGTTCCATTCAGCGTGCGCCAGCAGCCGAGCGAAGCCAATGCGCTGGGCGAACTGAAGATACTGTTCCCCAACAAGCACGCCATCTACATGCATGACACGCCGCAGAAGTCGTTCTTCCAGCGCGACATGCGCG
Protein-coding sequences here:
- a CDS encoding murein L,D-transpeptidase, translated to MKFLGNTKTLLPIALAATLTLGQSPASAQGLFDMLFGGGIRHNPQGEFPPPPKSRKMLPSAGGGARISSPSYYTYKADRLVRVDFKPLIAAPQPATAQDAAYVPSVDGGAFRDAMASLGDYELFAEPDVAKALIAYYSANPDFIWVTENAPNSRAQDAVRVLGEAASYGLTPADYSVDIPAATTSAFPQERMKELVRFEMALSARVLRYAHDAQSGRVDPNRMTGYYDFPAKPLDLESVLKTLAHTQEVRTYLESRHPQNPEYQALRVELESLQASEENEIVVDPKLLLKPGETSPELPKLLTLIARNLDDEMGGAYGEILARLGKSEIYDPELVPVIKAVQQRAGMKGDGVIGPRTVASLAGTSKADRIEKVKVALEELRWLPSDLGSPRVFINQPAFTASYIDNGEEKLKTRVVVGKVTNQTAFFYNQIKQVDFHPYWGVPQSIIVNEMLPRLRNDPGYLDRAGYEVTDSSGQRIPSAAVDWGAYGAKVPFSVRQQPSEANALGELKILFPNKHAIYMHDTPQKSFFQRDMRALSHGCIRLQDPRGMAAAVLGTSVDYVAEKLKHGHSTENVTRVIPVYVAYFTAWPDMKGKVEYFDDVYDRDTRLMQALEATEAVRSPSS